The Sabethes cyaneus chromosome 3, idSabCyanKW18_F2, whole genome shotgun sequence DNA window aatctagcgggaaaaccgctgatctggcaacgctgcttgggtaacagggggaggccataactccgaagcgcctggacggttcttcatcaaacctgacacacatgttccttgacataagggaatcagtactGGGAGATAGCCAGAAAGGGGGAGCCCTAACACGGGGCttagtaaaaggggttgcgtttctcttgcatttggaacgatagtatttgtacaagttgctggatttctgaaagggggaatatgGCAGCCGGTAACAAAGAGGAGGTTCAAACACCTAAAAAAGCCttttgtcgatttatagagattaccgggaagaagtcagatttacaagtggctggggagAGGACCTAAAGTAATCTATATTTATTTTAACGCTGTTGTATTTGGGttcagtcaaattttaatatttttaccagtgagTTTTTCTGTCCTTTATATAGTTTCTTTCTTATAGTTTTCCTATAGGTATAATTTATGCTACATTCGTAATAGTTGCTAGTAAGTAAGAGAGACTATTTGGTCGaagttaaatcagaccggaccaagtcgcaaaattaaaaaaataagttaatgacagcaaacgattaagaatttctcaagctacattttactctaatcagattatataaatgttgcaaatagcCAGAGATATAAAATGgcttcgaacgattgatagcctTAAACTACACAGGgtagcaaactttgacttcgtttttctcgaaatcagatttttgtcacttggttcggtctgccttaacaccgaccatttccGATCGATAGAAATATATTCAACCAAAAAGGCTGGAGAATCTGAACCTTTTATAAGCAAATATGAATCATACATGACATCACGGTTTGTTGATCAAGCCAGTCAATCAGTTTCTATCTTAGCAGTTTCAACGAATCCAGTAGCTCGGATCGTTTTAAATCATATATTTATTTCAATCGCTGTGCGCCTGCGGTTAATCAAGCTGCGTCGATCTGACTAGTTGCTAGTATCTACGGTAGATCTGCTTAGTTTTGGTTGAGCAAGAATGATATGCAGATGCACACAGGGAACTGTGTCAGTAGCTAGAATGGTTGGTCGGAAATAGGAACATTGACAATTAATATTTACCCTTCGTCCAGCAAGCAATAAACAATTTGCTTGTGTCGTCTCGCGACATGATGAGTTCCATTAGTTTCAAGCtcaattgatttatattttacaGAAATAAAAAAGTGGAACGAATGTTGTTTGTACGTACGTACGAATGTGATCTTTgaataaaatagaatattttttataaggGACAAAAAGATTGATGAAAACGTATTTTTTATGGGATAGGCGCAATGTATTTTATAGAACTTTAAAGGTAAATATCCCTATTTCTGTTGATGAATTTGACCCTACAGAGCCCAAAGCAACCCTTTAAAAAATTAGTGTTGAAAGTTGTTAGTAACAGTGTAAATTTACTGTTCACCATAGTCTGTgtttttcaaaacaaactttataTTAGGTACGTCACGTTGATTGAAATTTGTAGTTGAATAAATTTCTATTGTTTCTGATTCCCACAGGTGATGCCATTAAATGTTACGTGTGTAACAGTGCTGAAGATTCTCAATGTTCGTACGATATACCGCCGTCGGAAATGCAAACGGACTGTGACACCTACAAGGACGGCAACAAGTATACCTTCTGCCGGAAGATCATTCAGTCGATCGAGTTTTCCGTGAACAATCGTAAATAATAAGAATGTTTTGAGGAGCACTGCAAttttttataacattttttcttccaCTTTCAGTTCCTCCGGACACCAGAGTGATTCGTGGTTGTGGTTGGGATGAGTCCACCTACAAGGTCTTTACTCTTGTTCGGATGGTTAAATGTTTGAGAATAAgttaatgattttatttttaggGCAAGTGCTACCAACGTTCAGGCTTCGGAGGACGCCAAGAGGTGTGCGCCTGCTACGAAGACAATTGCAACAGTGCAACGTCGCTGCAAGCTACTGTGGGACTGTTACTTGCTGCAACAATTGTTTTCTTAGTTCGTGCTTAATCCTGCTCGATGTAGAGCTAACGGGTTTTCAGTTTGGAGAACAATTCACCTACGTCGCTTATATATTTTGTTTCATTGGACTTACAAAAGCAGACTGCGGTAATATAACATAGAACGAGATAACAATAAtgattataaaaaaacagtATTACATgattattaaatttaatttttagattGCGAAAAAGATTGGACGAAGAGCTGCATAGTTTTAAAAACGAGTGTGGTTCGTGTTGTATGTGATCGATGGAACAAGCAAAACGGCAATGCTTTAACAGAAAGCTCACAGTCGGTGACGAAAATAATGTTGAATAGTCAATAGATTTAATTTTTACGCGATACTTTCAATAATACCAGGTATATAGGTACAAAACACATTCGTTATATTTATGTAATTGCAGGATGCTTTTCGTAAAAGCTGCATTATTCCCGCAAATTGACGGTTCAAACTTTTGTAGATAATATGATTGATAaaaaaccaataaatagtttggTTTTACTACTGGATACAAGAAAACTCATTTCCGTCCCAGGAAAGTTAACTCAAATCATGATAGGGTTCGTGGCGATGTTTTTCTTGACCATATTTTGTGAAAGTTTGTTCCCTCATTAGTGCGCGGAATGGTAGTCAAATGCGATGGTGATTAAGTTATATCAGCATCGGATACGCGTAAAAGCATTAGTTTGTAAATATGTGTTCTATTATGGTATGAAAGCGTTTaatttaagatatagtaaaaattgCAGCTTAGCATTATGaaatattttctgaaaaaagCTTTTGGTTGTTTGATAAAATTACCCgcatatttatttttctaagaGCTGTAATTTATCGGTATTGCAAAAGTTCTTGAAACTAACCTTAACGTGAAACAAGTGTCACCAGACTATTATTGTTTGATTGCAATTCAAGGTAAAATTCATATGAATTGTCCACCTTGTGCAAAAACTAAACCTAGCAAGTAACTTTCGCTTACTGTAGAGTTCACATGTTGCTGtcaataaagaaataaaaaaaaaaacaaataggtaataggaagctaagaaaattcGGAGCTAAGGGTTTCTGTTAGAAGCTGATCATGGAAGGAGATAAGTTTACCACGCCTTTGGTAAACTGGGCAGCGAAAAGGGCTCCCTTCCATCAGTCGTTTCACCACCCTAGTAAAAAAAAGAGGAACTACATGTTCGAACAAATAGTTAGTGAGCACTCATTTAATCTAACAAAActatattttctaatatctcacacagaacaattctatgaTTTTTATATACGGAATCAGAGTGTCGCCAGCCGAGCGAAACATAATTGTCTTTTACTGATCGAATTgatttattttgaaatattaaaCCGAAAGATAACTAGAGTTTTAAGAAACACCGAATGTTATTTAAGAGAaaataaacaaacgaaaaatatactgctTTATACGCTGATGAAATCGAACTTATAAAATAGTAAAGTGTTAGTAATTAATAAATTGTTTAAAACCAAACCATGAAAGCAAAAAGTAACACAACCTTGTAGTCGTAAGCTAAAGATAGAATTATCCTTCGTGGCGAATGATCGTTTTATGGATTCAAACTAGGGTAAAACAGCTCTAAAAGGATTCCTCGGTTTTTCAATGTTATTTTTCAGACTCACCTGATTAGTATCTTTAACCAGCAAACCGCAATTCATGCAATATTGAAACACTAGTTCCACTGCTTACCTAGAACGATCATGGTTAGCGATCAATCCTGGTAATCATTTAATCTCGATCTGCTTCggaaaattttcgttacaattttGAATGAGGAAGCGGCTActtttaaaattaattcaatAATGAAACAGGATAGCATGcgaaaagctttaaaataaattatcagAAATGAAAGAATAATACCACTATAGGAAcgatcgagaaaaaaaatatttaggaagaattaaataataaaatcaTATTTGGTTCCTCGAAGAAAACAACCTACAAGTCTACAGTCAATTGAAAGAAGCTTCCTTGATGTGCATCGTGCGCACGGTCAGTGTCATCAGCTGAGGAGGCATAAATTTTGTTGTCGTCTTGATTTGAATTATGCTGCAGATGTTACGTATAAATCAACCGTAAAGTATGTCAAGTTTAAGTCAGAACGTGCCCGTCGCGTTCGTTACGGGGGGAGTAGTGTAACCGGAAGCAGTCGATTGAGTTGAAACGGTTAAGGATGGTCTAGCGTAAATATGTACATATTCATTTACCTATGTGACTTTTCCCCCGTTGGGGGAAGTAGCGTTGAACGATGCGGTCCATTCTGGTCTCTGTGAATAagatgtaattcaatttatgctAATCAGAGATGCCACTAATGCTGGCTATTGACCTTGACTACGGTTTAGGGGCGATACAGAAACTGTAGTGTATAATGCGGGAAGGTAGGTATGCCATTCGGTTGATGCAATTGGGGTAATTGGAGGGCCATTTATAAAGAGTCTGTATATGGTGGCTTTTAAACCTATATTTTTAAGCCGAGTTGGTATTAGTAGATACTAGCAACCTGTCAGGTCGAGCTATAGGAATCGGGTTAAATCCAGTTTTATCCCGTGATACATTATGTAGTGTAGTCGGAGTCGCTGTCGTTTGGTCAGCTGAACTTTTGGGAAAGCTTTCGAATTTACACTCTGACGAATGCGTTGAAGCCAAATTGTGTTATCCTTTGAATAGCAACTCAATCGGGATGGAACTGTTTGTTATCTAGCGGTCCCAAATATTATGCATCTCAGAATCTCAAAAAAAGTTTCAATAAGTACTAAGATTAGGTGATTAGCTATCATTTATTTGATCTGATTAGAGTGGAGAATTTTGTAGAAAACTGTTCCAGATAATATTTTTCTTAGATTGCtgaaaatttactaacattttcaCAAAAAAGAGATTCTACGCTGCTTAGTTTATGAGATATGAATCTTTGAAGCAGGTAAATGTCTACGATTGTTTTACAACAAGGCATGAACGAACGGTCGTTTGATTTTCAGCCATAAATCCGAAATAGCAATAAACGCTATCACAAAATTTTGATCATtgatagattagattagaaattgatgaataagctaaattattttaaattttttggtgagGTCGTAAAGCATagcttttttgatttttgtctggagtTTTCTTTCCACCACCATTCATGAAAAACTTTCACGAAACTCTGGAACCCTAAGTCCCAAACATGTacgataattaaaaaaaatgctttaCTGGGACTATGGGACACATCTGTTAATGTATCAATACTACAAAATCTATAATGAAATTTGTCGGAATTTCAAACGTTTTCGTCAAAAGAAGAAATGCATGTCGTCTACGTGGCCAAAATATATACGTTACCCTATAAACcgtacagagcagcaaacttggAATGcggttttctcgaaatcagaattgTGTCACTTGGtttggtctgacttaacactgaTTGAAGGAGTTTTTGAGGGTTGTGGAAAATCAACAGTAAACATACCAACGGTTTATACGGATCACAACACTTAATTTGCATAAAACATAACTACGATCATGTTTGTACCCATCATTCTAAGAACGGGCATAGGGCTTGACTATGACTTTTCATGCTGGTGGAATTATATCTCCGCTGTGGTCTTTACCGTTgatcattaatattttttctgatAGATAACCAATCATCATCACCTTTTATGCATTTGTATTATTCTACCTGCGTGAAATGTGAGGAGAGAGtcagggagtttggaatttgatgttgttgatattattcctactgcaaacagcctcagcgagggccccagctaatgtcaaaaacctttatatgtgtgcgtgatGGAATACTTCATTGACCTCACTCCCCCAATGCCAATGGTGACCTGCCACCAATGATTACGAAAAGAgttatgaaaattgtaagaaatagacctgaaaatataattttcatttttcgaaaaatttattTAATGTAAAAAGCTTATATGATCTACACAAGTTTATAAAGTAACACAGAGGCGATTGGCACTTTAATTAATTACTGTTCAATGGTAagtattgaatgaaatattatagTGGCGCGTTTTGCTTCGACCGATCATTTTACCTCCAGTTTCCCTACTTAAATACCACTGTCGGTAGAACGTGTTTATCTGTTTACCTATTTTAGTTTGGCAACGCTATGACTAACAGAGCTGATCACTGCTAGAATTCCAAAGTTTACATAGAAAACTACAAAATAAACGTGAGTTAAGAGGacagt harbors:
- the LOC128742288 gene encoding uncharacterized protein LOC128742288, with product MAVLQSIILASVLLLMFVVQRGDAIKCYVCNSAEDSQCSYDIPPSEMQTDCDTYKDGNKYTFCRKIIQSIEFSVNNLPPDTRVIRGCGWDESTYKGKCYQRSGFGGRQEVCACYEDNCNSATSLQATVGLLLAATIVFLVRA